The following proteins are co-located in the Symphalangus syndactylus isolate Jambi chromosome 21, NHGRI_mSymSyn1-v2.1_pri, whole genome shotgun sequence genome:
- the LOC134735442 gene encoding putative UPF0607 protein ENSP00000382826 translates to MSWLCRQQHPRISVCCYCFSRRSLQLQCQRFGVRVSCSGFPSRSQPWHPQPARLVREALPAGQAHPVAPAPVPPAPVPPAPVPPAPVPPAPVPAPGTLGCFRFLFNPRKHVGPSFPARRDRAPVRLCPVPQNTGTPLRVLPSVVWSPHSRKKPVLSAHNSMMFGHLSPVRIPRLRGRFNLRLPSLDEQVIPARLPKMEVRTEEPKEATQVKDQVETQGQEDNKRGPCSNGEAASTSRPLETQGNLTSSWYNPRPLEGSVRLKSLTEKNQTDKAQVHAVSFYSKGHGVASSHSPAGGILPFGKPDPVPTVLPAPVPGCCLWPEKAALKVLGKDHLPSSPGLLMVGEDMQPRDPAALASSSSSPPTAVGHGSRKRKLSGSPLQLQPTPPLTLRWDRDEGPPPAKLPCLSPEALLVGQASQREGRLQQGNMRKNMRVLSRTSKSRRRKQLLRRRKKTRQGRRGGSRL, encoded by the coding sequence ATGTCCTGGCTATGCCGTCAGCAACATCCTCGTATAAGCGTATGTTGTTACTGCTTCAGCCGCAGGTCCCTGCAACTCCAGTGTCAACGTTTTGGTGTAAGAGTAAGTTGTTCCGGCTTCCCCAGCAGGTCCCAGCCATGGCATCCGCAACCTGCTCGTCTTGTCCGTGAGGCCCTCCCAGCTGGCCAGGCTCACCCTGTGGCTCCTGCACCTGTGCCTCCTGCACCTGTGCCTCCTGCACCTGTGCCTCCTGCACCTGTGCCTCCTGCACCTGTGCCTGCCCCGGGAACCTTGGGCTGTTTCCGATTCCTCTTCAACCCCCGGAAACATGTTGGGCCTTCTTTTCCAGCCAGGCGGGACCGTGCCCCTGTGAGGCTGTGTCCTGTCCCTCAGAACACAGGCACCCCACTGAGGGTCCTGCCTTCTGTGGTCTGGAGCCCCCACTCAAGGAAGAAACCCGTGCTGTCTGCTCACAACTCCATGATGTTTGGACACCTCAGCCCCGTGAGGATCCCTCGTCTCAGAGGCAGGTTTAACCTCCGACTTCCTTCATTAGATGAGCAGGTGATCCCAGCCAGGCTCCCGAAGATGGAGGTGAGGACAGAAGAGCCCAAAGAAGCAACGCAGGTGAAAGACCAGGTAGAGACCCAGGGGCAGGAAGACAATAAAAGGGGCCCCTGTAGCAATGGGgaagcagcctccacctccaggcccCTGGAGACTCAGGGAAACCTCACTTCCTCCTGGTATAATCCCAGGCCCTTGGAGGGAAGTGTCCGTCTGAAGAGCTTGACAGAAAAGAACCAGACTGACAAGGCCCAGGTGCATGCAGTGAGTTTCTACTCCAAGGGCCATGGAGTCGCCAGTTCACACAGCCCTGCTGGAGGCATCCTTCCCTTTGGGAAGCCTGACCCAGTTCCAACAGTGCTCCCTGCACCAGTTCCGGGCTGCTGCCTGTGGCCAGAGAAGGCGGCCTTGAAGGTGCTGGGTAAAGACCACCTGCCCAGCTCTCCAGGCTTGCTGATGGTGGGGGAGGACATGCAGCCCAGGGATCCTGCAGCGCTTGCATCAAGTAGCTCTTCTCCCCCCACAGCTGTCGGCCATGGGTCCCGCAAAAGAAAGCTGTCAGGGTCACCGCTGCAGCTGCAACCGACCCCTCCCCTGACACTGAGGTGGGATAGAGATGAGGGGCCCCCACCGGCTAAGCTTCCCTGTCTGTCTCCTGAGGCACTGTTGGTGGGTCAGGCTTCCCAAAGAGAAGGACGCCTCCAGCAGGGCAACATGCGTAAGAACATGAGGGTGTTAAGTAGAACATCAAAATCCAGGAGACGAAAACAGCTGcttaggaggagaaagaagacacggcagggcaggcgtggtggctcacgcctgtaa